The following are from one region of the Stanieria sp. NIES-3757 genome:
- a CDS encoding peptidase M15D vanX D-ala-D-ala dipeptidase: MNLYQQIPIEECGEPLVPIPLEKFAVELPHPYEKLGANYGERSPYCVRQGVVTALEKAQFLLNKSYPGWKLKIFDAYRTVGVQQFMVDYTYGVLLKRQGLPENTLSPQQRQNIWDQVYQLWAAPSLDPLTPPPHSTGAAIDLTLIDNRGITLDMGGEIDEISPRSEPDYYAKSQGIKEQQYHRRRQLLERVMNNAGFSRHPREWWHFSLGDQMWAWLHNQNYPDRPVVARYGRI; the protein is encoded by the coding sequence GTGAATTTATACCAGCAAATTCCCATCGAAGAATGCGGAGAACCTCTTGTTCCCATTCCCTTAGAAAAATTCGCCGTAGAGTTACCCCATCCCTATGAAAAATTGGGAGCAAATTATGGAGAGCGATCGCCCTACTGTGTGCGTCAAGGAGTAGTAACAGCTTTAGAAAAAGCGCAATTTCTCTTAAATAAAAGCTATCCTGGTTGGAAATTGAAGATTTTTGATGCTTATCGCACTGTAGGAGTACAGCAATTCATGGTTGATTATACCTATGGGGTACTACTCAAACGACAGGGTTTGCCAGAAAATACGCTCTCTCCTCAACAGCGTCAAAATATTTGGGATCAAGTTTATCAACTTTGGGCTGCACCTAGTTTAGATCCTTTAACTCCTCCTCCTCATAGTACAGGAGCAGCGATCGATTTAACCCTGATTGACAATCGAGGTATTACTCTGGATATGGGAGGGGAAATAGATGAAATTTCCCCGCGCTCTGAACCTGATTACTATGCTAAAAGTCAAGGGATTAAGGAACAGCAATATCATCGTCGTCGTCAATTACTAGAAAGGGTGATGAATAATGCTGGCTTTTCTCGTCATCCCAGAGAATGGTGGCATTTCTCTCTCGGCGATCAAATGTGGGCTTGGTTACACAACCAAAATTATCCCGATCGCCCTGTCGTTGCTCGTTATGGCAGAATCT
- a CDS encoding ABC-1 domain protein has protein sequence MSAVSQTSQNSVNDESNSDSSLAINRLETGKKTYRWNREHYSRTRRRLDIWIFVFTLLFKFWRNGKKWSYSGGFTEEKLAQRRKAQAIWIRESLLELGPTFIKVGQLFSTRADLFPSEYVEELAKLQDRVPAFAYEQVAAIIEKDLGKPIGQLFHKFDPTPLAAASLGQVHKAQLHSGEEVVVKVQRPGLKQLFTIDLAILKQIARYFQNHPRWGQGKDWIGIYEECCRILWEETDYINEGRNADTFRRNFRQENWVHVPRVYWRYASPRVLTLEYLPGIKISHYEAIEAAGLDRKLLARLGAKAYLQQLLNSGFFHADPHPGNIAVSPEGSLIFYDFGMMGQIKNNIREKLMDTLFGIAQKNADLVVNSLIEVGALTPTGDLSPVRRSVQYMLDNFMDKPFEEQSIEAISEDLYDIAYGQPFRFPATFTFVMRAFSTLEGVGKGLDPEFNFMEVAQPFAMQLMTNSNGRNNSTIFDEIGRQAAQVGSTALGLPRRIEDTIDKLERGDLRVRVRSIESERALRRLSAVQMGTNHTILIGALILSATLLLVNGSIQIAAIAGGLALVPTWALLRLYRKIDRSDRMF, from the coding sequence GTGTCTGCTGTCTCTCAAACCTCCCAAAATTCTGTAAATGATGAGTCTAATTCAGACTCAAGTTTGGCAATCAATCGATTAGAAACAGGAAAAAAAACCTATCGTTGGAATCGTGAACATTATTCTCGAACTCGTCGTCGTCTCGATATTTGGATTTTTGTTTTTACCCTGCTGTTTAAATTCTGGCGCAATGGGAAAAAGTGGTCTTATTCAGGTGGTTTTACTGAAGAAAAACTCGCTCAGCGAAGAAAAGCTCAAGCTATTTGGATTAGAGAAAGCTTATTAGAATTGGGTCCAACTTTTATTAAAGTAGGGCAGTTATTTTCTACTCGCGCAGACTTATTTCCCTCAGAGTATGTTGAAGAATTAGCTAAATTACAAGACCGAGTTCCTGCTTTTGCCTACGAGCAAGTAGCAGCGATTATTGAGAAAGATTTAGGTAAACCAATTGGGCAATTATTTCATAAATTCGATCCTACTCCTTTAGCAGCAGCAAGCTTAGGACAAGTTCATAAGGCTCAACTTCATAGTGGGGAAGAAGTGGTTGTCAAAGTCCAACGACCAGGACTGAAACAATTATTTACAATTGACCTCGCCATTCTCAAACAAATTGCCCGTTATTTTCAAAATCATCCCCGTTGGGGGCAAGGCAAAGACTGGATTGGTATTTACGAAGAATGCTGCCGAATTCTCTGGGAAGAAACTGATTATATTAATGAAGGGCGGAATGCTGACACTTTTAGACGTAATTTCCGTCAAGAAAATTGGGTGCATGTCCCTAGAGTTTACTGGCGATATGCCTCTCCACGAGTTTTGACCTTAGAATATTTGCCAGGCATTAAAATTAGTCATTATGAAGCCATTGAAGCAGCAGGTTTAGACCGCAAATTATTAGCTAGGTTGGGAGCAAAAGCCTATTTGCAACAATTGTTAAACAGTGGGTTTTTTCATGCCGATCCTCATCCAGGAAATATTGCGGTTAGCCCTGAAGGGTCTTTAATTTTCTATGATTTTGGCATGATGGGGCAAATCAAAAACAATATCCGTGAAAAACTAATGGATACTTTGTTTGGTATCGCTCAAAAAAATGCCGATTTAGTAGTTAATTCCTTAATTGAAGTAGGTGCTTTAACTCCTACAGGCGATCTTAGTCCAGTCAGACGTTCAGTTCAGTATATGCTGGATAACTTTATGGATAAGCCGTTTGAGGAACAATCAATTGAAGCTATTAGCGAAGATCTTTATGACATTGCTTACGGACAACCCTTTCGATTTCCAGCTACATTTACCTTTGTAATGCGCGCCTTTTCTACCCTGGAAGGAGTAGGCAAAGGATTAGACCCCGAATTTAATTTTATGGAAGTGGCACAACCATTTGCAATGCAGCTTATGACAAATAGTAACGGAAGAAACAATAGTACAATTTTCGATGAAATAGGAAGACAAGCTGCTCAAGTCGGTAGTACAGCTTTAGGACTCCCTAGACGAATCGAGGATACAATAGATAAATTAGAGCGAGGAGATTTACGGGTAAGAGTTCGCTCGATCGAATCAGAACGAGCTTTACGTCGTCTCAGTGCAGTTCAAATGGGTACTAACCATACTATTTTGATCGGCGCACTAATTTTATCGGCAACTCTCTTACTAGTTAATGGTTCTATTCAAATTGCTGCGATCGCTGGTGGTTTGGCACTTGTCCCTACTTGGGCATTGCTAAGACTTTACAGAAAGATTGACCGCAGTGACCGAATGTTTTAA
- a CDS encoding protein serine/threonine phosphatase, with translation MKRRFIGLTDTGIVRTVNQDNYFVDEGEGRFFIVADGMGGHAGGQEASKIATEEITAYLMNNWDSSLSSEALLQEAIDKANQSILEDQSQHPERGDMGTTVVVVIFREQQSWCAHVGDSRLYRLRNSQLEQITDDHTWVGLALKAGEISKEQAQFHPWRHVLSQCLGRKDLYKISLQPLDIQSGDRLLLCSDGLTEEVSDDQIQTFLTHCQTCQETAQELIEAAKKAGGSDNITVVIVAED, from the coding sequence ATGAAACGTCGTTTTATAGGTCTTACAGATACAGGAATAGTACGTACAGTCAATCAAGATAATTATTTTGTTGATGAGGGAGAAGGAAGATTTTTCATTGTTGCCGACGGTATGGGAGGACATGCTGGTGGACAAGAAGCTAGCAAAATTGCCACAGAAGAAATTACCGCTTATTTGATGAATAATTGGGATTCTTCTCTTTCTTCCGAAGCATTGCTCCAAGAGGCAATTGATAAAGCTAATCAAAGTATTCTTGAAGACCAATCTCAGCATCCAGAACGAGGAGATATGGGAACGACGGTAGTAGTCGTGATCTTCCGCGAACAACAATCTTGGTGCGCTCATGTGGGAGATTCTCGTCTTTATCGCTTGCGTAATTCTCAACTCGAACAAATTACTGATGACCATACCTGGGTAGGTTTGGCTCTTAAAGCAGGAGAAATTAGTAAAGAACAAGCTCAATTTCATCCTTGGCGACATGTCTTATCTCAATGTCTAGGCAGAAAAGACTTATATAAAATTTCTCTACAACCACTGGATATTCAATCTGGCGATCGCTTATTGTTATGTAGTGATGGTTTAACAGAAGAGGTGTCTGACGATCAGATTCAAACTTTTCTCACCCACTGCCAAACTTGTCAGGAAACCGCTCAAGAATTAATTGAAGCAGCCAAAAAAGCGGGAGGCTCAGATAATATTACGGTGGTAATTGTGGCTGAAGATTAA
- a CDS encoding amidohydrolase, with amino-acid sequence MLAEIKDLAETLAPRLIEIRRHFHAHPELSGEEYQTAAYVAGVLSSSGLHVREAVGKTGVLGELPGTGTDKRILAIRTDMDALPIQERTQLEYASRKVGVMHACGHDVHTTLGLGTAMVLAQLSENLPGTTRFLFQSAEEIAQGARWMVQDGAMEGVEAIFGVHVFPSIPARQVGIRYGALTAAADDLEIIIQGESGHGARPHEATDAIWIAAQVITSLQQAISRTQNPLHPIVLTIGKIEGGRASNVIADRVRMLGTVRSLHPESHANLPQWIENITAQVCQTYGAKYEVNYRRGVPSVQNDLTLTQILESASREAWGSDRVKIITEPSLGSEDFSVYLKHAPGSMFRLGVGYCDRPNYPLHHPLFEVDEAAIITGVVTLAYATYKYWQVS; translated from the coding sequence ATGCTTGCTGAAATAAAAGACTTAGCCGAAACCCTTGCTCCGAGATTAATTGAAATTCGTCGTCATTTTCATGCTCATCCCGAATTAAGTGGGGAAGAGTATCAAACTGCTGCTTATGTAGCAGGTGTATTGTCCTCTTCTGGACTTCATGTCCGCGAAGCAGTCGGTAAAACGGGAGTCTTAGGAGAGTTACCAGGAACAGGCACAGACAAGCGGATTTTGGCAATTCGGACTGATATGGATGCTTTGCCCATCCAAGAGCGTACTCAGTTGGAATATGCTTCTCGTAAAGTTGGAGTGATGCACGCTTGTGGTCATGATGTTCATACTACCCTAGGGTTAGGAACGGCAATGGTTTTAGCTCAATTGTCGGAAAATCTTCCTGGAACGACTCGCTTTTTGTTTCAATCAGCCGAAGAAATAGCTCAAGGAGCTAGATGGATGGTTCAAGATGGAGCCATGGAAGGGGTAGAAGCAATTTTTGGCGTTCATGTTTTTCCTTCAATTCCTGCTCGTCAGGTTGGAATTCGTTACGGTGCTTTAACTGCTGCTGCCGATGATTTAGAAATTATTATTCAAGGAGAATCAGGACATGGAGCGCGTCCTCATGAAGCGACCGATGCTATTTGGATCGCTGCTCAGGTAATTACTAGTTTACAACAGGCAATTAGCCGAACGCAAAACCCTCTCCATCCAATTGTTTTAACTATCGGGAAGATTGAAGGAGGAAGAGCTTCTAATGTGATTGCCGATCGCGTTAGAATGCTTGGCACTGTGCGTTCGCTTCATCCTGAAAGTCATGCCAACTTACCGCAATGGATTGAAAATATTACGGCTCAGGTTTGTCAAACTTATGGAGCTAAATATGAAGTTAATTATCGTCGAGGAGTTCCTTCGGTTCAAAACGATTTGACTTTAACTCAAATTTTGGAATCAGCTAGCAGGGAAGCTTGGGGCAGCGATCGCGTTAAGATTATTACTGAGCCTTCTTTGGGTTCTGAAGATTTTTCTGTCTATTTGAAACACGCTCCTGGTTCGATGTTTCGTCTTGGGGTAGGCTACTGCGATCGCCCTAATTATCCTCTTCATCATCCTTTATTTGAAGTTGATGAGGCAGCTATTATTACTGGTGTTGTTACCCTTGCTTATGCGACTTATAAATATTGGCAAGTTTCTTAA
- a CDS encoding putative transposase, with protein sequence MKYSSSLSDEEWEILEPLLVKILPTKKQTRPANWTRREILDGILYQLKNGCNWADLPKDLPPYSTVYWHYKQWRKVGVFEKLMNALHEQVRQQVKKNLSGQH encoded by the coding sequence ATGAAGTATTCCAGTAGCCTTAGCGATGAAGAATGGGAAATTCTAGAACCCCTGTTAGTTAAGATATTGCCGACTAAGAAGCAAACCCGACCTGCCAATTGGACAAGGCGAGAAATCCTTGACGGAATACTCTATCAACTCAAAAATGGTTGTAATTGGGCAGACTTGCCCAAAGATTTACCTCCCTACTCAACTGTCTATTGGCACTACAAGCAGTGGCGAAAGGTAGGGGTGTTTGAAAAGCTCATGAATGCCTTACATGAACAAGTACGTCAGCAGGTTAAAAAAAACCTAAGTGGACAACATTAA
- a CDS encoding IS4 family transposase has translation MKNTCNASVASKGFCFYKATNGIKRHLAIDTLGFPFFTHCTPANVSDDAGLIEMLTLNIDYFQSKPVNLPKLTILLDHGYHPEHLTEQLEQVYPEIMTKIKFELSTKPSKQEKAAQGKSGFVPAVARWVIERSNAWMERCKSLVKNFEREIRGGFLRL, from the coding sequence GTGAAAAATACCTGTAATGCCAGTGTCGCTTCCAAAGGCTTTTGTTTTTACAAAGCCACGAATGGGATTAAAAGACATCTGGCAATTGATACACTGGGATTTCCTTTCTTTACCCACTGCACACCAGCAAATGTCTCGGATGATGCAGGATTGATTGAGATGCTGACGCTAAATATTGACTATTTCCAGTCAAAACCCGTTAACCTTCCGAAGCTCACTATTTTGCTAGACCACGGATATCATCCCGAACATTTGACTGAGCAATTGGAGCAAGTTTATCCCGAGATCATGACGAAAATCAAGTTTGAACTGTCCACCAAACCCTCGAAACAAGAGAAGGCAGCGCAAGGGAAATCTGGATTTGTTCCTGCTGTTGCTCGCTGGGTGATTGAACGCTCAAACGCTTGGATGGAGCGTTGTAAAAGTTTGGTTAAAAACTTTGAGCGCGAGATACGCGGAGGTTTCCTCCGCTTGTAG
- a CDS encoding TPR repeat-containing protein has product MAINEYTTAIAINPELAEAYSNRGIIYKAQGKLDLALADYNRALRLNPNYTEGYNNRGFLYGEQGKIDLAEADFNRALELNPNYANAYVGLGLVQMELKNTEAARTHLQKAQELSIAQGNTTLATKVANILQELP; this is encoded by the coding sequence TTGGCAATTAATGAATACACTACAGCGATCGCTATTAATCCTGAATTAGCTGAAGCTTACAGCAATCGAGGTATTATTTACAAAGCTCAAGGAAAACTAGATTTAGCCTTAGCCGACTATAATCGCGCCCTCCGACTCAATCCTAATTATACTGAAGGTTATAACAATCGAGGTTTTCTTTATGGTGAGCAAGGAAAAATAGATTTAGCTGAAGCTGATTTTAATCGCGCTCTTGAACTTAATCCTAATTATGCTAATGCTTATGTTGGTTTAGGTTTAGTACAAATGGAGTTGAAAAATACAGAAGCAGCACGAACTCATTTACAAAAAGCTCAAGAGTTATCTATTGCTCAAGGTAATACCACCTTAGCTACAAAAGTGGCTAATATCTTGCAAGAATTACCGTAA
- the speE_1 gene encoding spermidine synthase, giving the protein MLTSPPPRTTSQAKTTSVIATISVLFFLSGFTALLYQVAWQRMLGLFSGSDVRSVTIIIASYLAGLGLGNLIGGWYSDRFSNRQCVRIYGACNLGIAAFAVLSRFLFYDWLFLRWRYLAESSILMLIIVFFSLLIPTSLMGLSLPLLSKAVSRHAKESASRIGLLYGVNTLGSGIGTFLSGWYIIGTIGYEKTVYFGAAISALVGAIALICAERFTNQNYSRETQDTNLLEHQSSFFKQWCWLVFLSGFSAISLEIIWFRVLDIALQSNAYTYAHLLTFILISNAFGSLIGAKAIKFIKQPKKAFLLIQGMVAAYAAISIWAIGSYWQDYPDLRADIGYINPSNLSFAVFFKYLVVPIVMMVIPNLLLGFYFPLVQKAVQVHDDRIGRRVGLILIANILGNTAGSLLTGLVLLQYLGTANSLRLLVILGLGFVIAIRPNWKKARFTTTLAVILVATIVFLPNNHRLWAALHGVKPGTYFIVAEDSTGVAAIAEEKGKGKLFASGQVQANFPYLHLHALLGTVPALLHPHPRQIMIIGLGSGGTPHTLGANPLTEQVQVVELMGAELPVLQKYAQTPIGKPLKALFQDPRYQFVVGDGRRELTLADRKFDIIEADAIQPWRSRAGMLYSQEFFQEVRSHLADGGMFVEWDVGRAAEQTFRNVFPYVTRVKLSKDLSVLFGGDRPVIFDKNSLLTKLKNPEVISFLNQAEVNLEALRRDIQAAQVQMYSHAQNGQPQAVNTDLFPRAEYYLNHSQNNQK; this is encoded by the coding sequence ATGCTAACCTCTCCACCTCCTCGTACTACTTCTCAAGCTAAAACTACCTCAGTAATAGCAACTATTTCAGTTCTCTTCTTTCTGTCTGGTTTTACTGCCCTTCTTTATCAAGTAGCTTGGCAGCGAATGTTAGGATTGTTTTCTGGTTCCGATGTTCGTTCGGTAACGATTATTATTGCTTCCTATTTGGCAGGATTAGGATTAGGTAATTTAATTGGTGGTTGGTATAGCGATCGCTTTAGTAATCGTCAATGCGTCAGAATTTACGGTGCGTGTAATCTGGGTATTGCTGCTTTTGCTGTTTTGAGTCGTTTTTTATTTTACGATTGGTTGTTTTTGAGATGGAGATATTTAGCAGAGTCATCCATCTTAATGCTGATCATAGTTTTTTTTAGTTTGCTGATTCCTACCAGTTTGATGGGTTTATCTTTACCCTTATTATCAAAAGCAGTCAGTCGTCATGCCAAAGAGTCTGCCTCCCGAATTGGTTTACTTTATGGTGTCAATACTTTAGGTTCGGGAATAGGAACATTTCTTTCTGGCTGGTATATCATTGGTACAATCGGCTATGAAAAAACAGTTTATTTTGGTGCAGCGATTAGTGCTTTGGTAGGAGCGATCGCTTTAATTTGTGCTGAACGATTTACTAATCAAAATTACTCTAGAGAAACTCAAGATACCAACTTGTTGGAACATCAATCGAGTTTTTTCAAGCAGTGGTGTTGGTTAGTTTTCCTTTCAGGTTTTAGTGCCATTTCTTTAGAAATCATTTGGTTTAGGGTTTTAGATATTGCTTTACAATCTAATGCTTACACTTACGCTCATTTATTAACTTTTATTTTAATTAGCAATGCTTTTGGTAGTTTGATCGGTGCCAAAGCCATTAAATTTATTAAGCAACCAAAAAAAGCTTTTCTATTAATTCAAGGAATGGTTGCTGCTTATGCTGCCATTTCCATTTGGGCAATTGGTTCTTATTGGCAAGATTATCCCGATTTACGGGCTGACATCGGCTATATTAATCCTTCTAATCTCAGTTTTGCCGTATTTTTTAAGTATTTAGTTGTTCCCATCGTCATGATGGTAATACCTAATTTACTCTTGGGATTCTATTTTCCCTTAGTACAAAAAGCGGTTCAGGTTCATGACGATCGCATTGGCAGAAGAGTCGGATTAATCTTAATTGCCAATATTTTAGGCAATACAGCAGGTAGTCTTTTAACAGGTTTAGTTTTACTTCAATATTTAGGCACAGCCAATTCTTTGCGATTATTAGTAATCCTTGGTTTAGGATTTGTCATTGCGATTCGTCCTAATTGGAAAAAGGCTCGGTTTACCACTACCCTAGCAGTGATTTTAGTCGCAACTATTGTTTTTCTTCCCAATAACCATCGTCTTTGGGCAGCCTTACATGGAGTTAAACCAGGAACTTACTTTATTGTGGCGGAAGACTCCACGGGAGTAGCTGCCATTGCCGAAGAAAAGGGTAAAGGTAAATTATTTGCTTCTGGACAAGTTCAGGCAAATTTTCCCTATCTCCATCTTCATGCCTTGTTAGGTACTGTTCCTGCTTTACTGCATCCCCATCCTAGACAAATTATGATTATTGGTTTGGGTTCGGGAGGAACTCCTCATACACTAGGTGCTAATCCTCTAACAGAACAAGTACAAGTAGTAGAATTAATGGGGGCAGAATTACCAGTTCTGCAAAAGTATGCTCAAACCCCTATCGGTAAACCCCTTAAAGCCTTATTTCAAGACCCTCGTTACCAATTTGTAGTAGGTGATGGACGCAGAGAATTAACTTTAGCAGACCGCAAATTTGACATCATTGAAGCAGATGCAATTCAACCTTGGCGATCTCGTGCAGGCATGTTGTATTCTCAAGAATTTTTTCAAGAAGTGCGATCGCATTTAGCCGATGGTGGGATGTTTGTGGAATGGGATGTAGGACGAGCAGCAGAACAAACTTTTCGTAATGTTTTTCCCTATGTTACGAGAGTAAAATTGTCAAAAGATTTATCAGTTTTGTTTGGGGGCGATCGCCCTGTTATTTTTGATAAAAATAGTTTGTTGACTAAACTAAAAAATCCAGAGGTAATTAGTTTTCTCAACCAAGCCGAAGTAAATCTTGAAGCTTTACGCCGAGATATTCAAGCTGCTCAAGTACAAATGTATAGTCATGCTCAAAATGGTCAACCTCAAGCAGTTAACACCGATTTATTTCCTCGGGCAGAATATTATCTCAATCACTCTCAGAACAATCAAAAGTAA
- a CDS encoding cyclase family protein, whose amino-acid sequence MNNQQSNNNTINKWIDISLTIHSGMAHWPDNPPVIIEPSQCLAHGDVCNVSKITLGSHTGTHVDGINHFIKGGLGIDQMPLEATIGKARVIGIQDSESIKVAELEPFNLQPGERVLFKTVNSERCYQSSRFVEDFVYISTEAAQYLAQKQVCTVGVDYLSVGGYQGNVIEVHHALLGSGIWVIEGLNLSQVEPGEYELICLPIKIKNGDGGLARAILRSIL is encoded by the coding sequence ATGAACAATCAACAATCGAACAACAATACTATTAATAAGTGGATCGATATTTCTTTGACTATTCATTCAGGAATGGCTCATTGGCCAGATAATCCCCCTGTAATAATTGAACCTAGTCAATGTTTGGCGCACGGTGATGTCTGCAATGTCTCAAAAATTACCCTTGGTTCTCATACAGGTACTCATGTTGATGGAATCAATCATTTTATTAAAGGGGGTTTAGGTATCGATCAAATGCCTTTAGAAGCCACAATTGGTAAAGCTAGAGTGATTGGAATTCAAGATTCAGAATCGATCAAAGTTGCGGAACTAGAACCTTTTAATTTACAACCAGGGGAAAGAGTTTTATTTAAAACAGTTAATTCCGAGCGTTGTTATCAAAGCAGTCGCTTTGTAGAAGATTTTGTCTACATTTCTACGGAAGCTGCTCAATATTTAGCTCAAAAACAAGTTTGTACAGTAGGAGTAGATTATCTTTCGGTTGGTGGTTATCAAGGCAATGTGATAGAAGTTCATCATGCTTTACTAGGTTCAGGAATTTGGGTAATCGAAGGACTTAATTTATCTCAGGTTGAACCGGGAGAATATGAATTAATTTGTTTACCTATTAAAATAAAAAATGGTGATGGAGGTTTAGCGAGAGCAATTTTACGATCAATATTGTAG